From one Lysinibacillus sp. G4S2 genomic stretch:
- a CDS encoding HEAT repeat domain-containing protein, which yields MMKLSISFLLAVIVVLLVILFLFTMYLLFQRQREIRFVKTRDTYLQNYSQHWYNYLINDEIFSIVLVPRGRAQVAAIEMIFSSYLKNIMNVKVNHKIKEFSNLYLKKFYEKDLSSKRWSIRMNALYRIADLRIEELLDTCQQFEKTKISEEEFFQLLKIYSLFQPELFIEKIKEPEVNYSESEYRRLFVLLEDDVFIRLFEDFDSWTKNIQFAAIDTAAVKRNMQYIDKLKQLLTHEFPEIKIRALKGLYEIGVIDEIDPYVPFVTSDMWEARLMVAKIFNHAPLNYTYTYLEQLLQDENWWVRSQAAKTIAEDREGIVKLQQFMESSNDQYAIEMAQETVVRKQGNK from the coding sequence ATGATGAAGCTGTCGATTTCTTTTCTTTTAGCAGTAATCGTCGTTTTATTAGTAATCCTATTTTTATTTACGATGTATTTACTTTTTCAGCGCCAGCGGGAAATTCGTTTTGTAAAAACTCGTGATACTTATTTACAAAACTATTCACAGCACTGGTACAACTATTTAATCAACGATGAGATTTTTTCTATAGTGCTTGTCCCTCGTGGGCGTGCTCAAGTAGCAGCTATTGAAATGATTTTTTCATCATATTTAAAAAATATTATGAATGTAAAAGTTAACCATAAAATAAAAGAATTTTCTAATCTCTATTTAAAAAAGTTTTATGAAAAGGATCTATCAAGTAAACGATGGAGCATTAGGATGAATGCTTTATATCGCATTGCGGATTTACGGATTGAGGAGCTACTAGATACTTGCCAACAGTTTGAGAAAACAAAAATTTCGGAGGAGGAATTTTTTCAGCTATTAAAAATATACTCTCTCTTCCAACCAGAATTGTTTATCGAAAAAATTAAAGAACCAGAAGTTAATTATTCAGAAAGCGAATATAGAAGATTATTTGTATTGTTAGAGGATGACGTATTTATTCGATTATTTGAAGACTTTGATAGCTGGACAAAGAATATTCAATTTGCTGCAATTGATACTGCGGCTGTCAAAAGAAATATGCAATATATCGATAAGTTAAAACAGCTATTAACACATGAGTTTCCAGAAATAAAAATAAGAGCATTGAAGGGGCTTTATGAAATTGGTGTAATTGATGAAATCGATCCTTATGTTCCATTTGTGACATCAGATATGTGGGAAGCAAGATTAATGGTTGCAAAAATCTTTAACCATGCGCCACTAAATTATACCTATACTTATTTAGAACAGCTCCTACAGGATGAAAATTGGTGGGTACGTTCACAGGCAGCTAAAACAATCGCTGAAGATCGAGAAGGAATTGTAAAATTACAGCAATTTATGGAGTCCTCAAATGACCAATATGCAATAGAAATGGCACAGGAAACAGTAGTGAGAAAGCAGGGGAACAAATGA
- a CDS encoding response regulator, with protein sequence MNKLIIAEDILQEHEVKGYFEILRESVIRSRLTMTAVFFKLANSSQGTDIERNQVKNQISAFLKSKIRKTDLLFQLADGVHWGIFFLQSSDVEAKAFLKRIFAILKQEREFKQIALKASITEIRNNNVSFEALLDTNKQKLANEDQPTWSIEQVTDYSVQPTEQVKVSIIEQNAIFRKVLETTLNHLDIPHFTLEVSTYEDGYSFLQSDSYKTGHMHLIVMNDILPRKNGLEILHILRNMPNEKKFIIYMMSERNSEGATLNAYEGGVDEYIVKPFNLRLLEAKIKRTFARFWL encoded by the coding sequence ATGAATAAATTAATCATTGCAGAAGACATCTTACAAGAGCATGAAGTGAAGGGTTATTTTGAAATTTTACGTGAGAGTGTTATTCGCTCGCGTTTAACAATGACTGCTGTCTTTTTTAAATTAGCTAATTCCTCACAAGGAACTGATATAGAACGTAATCAAGTGAAGAATCAAATTTCAGCTTTTTTAAAATCAAAAATACGAAAAACAGATTTACTTTTCCAATTAGCAGACGGAGTACATTGGGGAATATTTTTTCTACAAAGTAGTGATGTGGAGGCAAAGGCATTTTTAAAACGGATTTTTGCGATTTTAAAGCAAGAAAGGGAATTTAAGCAAATAGCCTTGAAGGCCTCAATTACTGAAATAAGAAATAACAATGTTAGCTTTGAAGCTCTGTTAGATACAAATAAGCAGAAACTAGCAAATGAGGATCAGCCTACTTGGTCAATAGAACAGGTTACAGATTATAGTGTACAACCAACGGAGCAAGTAAAGGTAAGTATTATTGAACAAAATGCAATCTTTAGAAAAGTACTGGAAACGACGCTCAATCACTTAGACATCCCTCATTTTACTTTAGAAGTGTCGACCTATGAAGATGGCTATAGTTTTTTACAGTCCGATAGCTATAAAACGGGCCATATGCATTTAATTGTGATGAACGATATTTTACCACGTAAAAACGGCTTAGAGATATTGCATATTTTGCGCAACATGCCAAATGAGAAAAAATTCATTATTTATATGATGTCGGAACGAAATTCAGAAGGAGCGACACTTAATGCGTATGAAGGTGGCGTCGATGAATATATCGTCAAACCATTTAATTTGCGTTTGCTAGAAGCGAAAATTAAGCGAACTTTTGCGAGGTTTTGGCTATGA
- a CDS encoding MetQ/NlpA family ABC transporter substrate-binding protein: MKKLLAGLFLSVLVLALAACGAGKKEDTSSSSGDKSDSKENVTLKVGASNVPHAVILEKAKPILAKEGIDLKIETYQDYVLPNQHLESGELDANYFQHLPFLELSMKENGYDFVNAGAIHIEPIGIYSKKYKSLEDLPEGATILLSNSVSDHGRMLSLLEAKGLIKLKDGVDKTAAELKDIEENPKNFKFDANTAPEMLVQMYENNEGDAVLINSNYAIDNGLNPMEDSISLEDKESPYVNIIAVRAGDETKPEIKKLVEVLKSKEIQDFIVEKWKGSVVPVK, from the coding sequence ATGAAGAAATTATTAGCAGGATTATTCTTATCAGTACTTGTACTAGCTTTAGCTGCTTGTGGTGCTGGTAAAAAAGAAGATACAAGCTCATCATCTGGTGATAAATCAGATAGTAAAGAAAACGTAACATTAAAAGTAGGTGCTTCTAATGTACCTCACGCGGTTATTCTAGAAAAAGCAAAACCGATTTTAGCTAAAGAAGGTATTGATCTTAAAATTGAAACATATCAAGACTATGTATTACCGAACCAACATTTAGAATCAGGTGAACTTGATGCAAACTATTTCCAACACCTACCTTTCTTAGAGCTTAGCATGAAAGAAAATGGCTATGACTTTGTAAATGCTGGTGCCATTCACATTGAACCAATCGGTATCTACTCTAAAAAATATAAATCACTTGAGGATCTACCAGAGGGTGCAACAATTTTACTTTCTAACTCTGTTTCAGACCACGGGCGTATGCTTTCATTATTAGAAGCTAAGGGCTTAATTAAACTTAAGGATGGGGTAGATAAAACAGCTGCTGAACTTAAAGATATCGAAGAAAATCCTAAAAACTTCAAATTCGACGCAAATACAGCTCCTGAAATGCTTGTACAAATGTATGAAAATAATGAAGGTGATGCAGTCCTTATCAATTCTAACTACGCAATCGACAACGGACTAAATCCAATGGAAGATTCTATTTCTCTTGAAGATAAAGAATCTCCATATGTAAACATTATTGCTGTACGTGCTGGTGATGAAACAAAACCAGAAATTAAAAAGTTAGTAGAAGTATTAAAATCTAAAGAAATCCAAGACTTCATCGTTGAAAAATGGAAAGGCTCAGTTGTTCCAGTTAAATAA
- a CDS encoding methionine ABC transporter permease, whose protein sequence is MLTSLFPNVDWEKMWEATYQTLYMTTISTVITFILGLAIGILLFLSSPNQLWANKIVNFLTSSIVNIFRSIPFIVLIILLIPFTKLLLGTIRGANAALPALIIGAAPFYARMVLIALREIDKGVIEAARSMGAKTSTIIWKVLIPESLPALISGITVTAVALVGYTAMAGIIGAGGLGDVAYLDGFQRNHPDVTLMATILILVVVFIIQWIGDMITTKTDKR, encoded by the coding sequence ATGCTAACTAGTCTCTTTCCGAATGTCGACTGGGAAAAAATGTGGGAAGCTACGTATCAAACATTGTACATGACAACAATTTCTACAGTTATCACATTTATTCTTGGATTAGCGATTGGGATCTTATTATTTTTATCAAGTCCAAACCAACTATGGGCGAATAAAATTGTTAACTTTTTAACAAGTTCGATTGTTAACATTTTCCGTTCGATTCCATTCATCGTATTAATCATTTTATTAATTCCATTTACGAAATTGTTACTTGGCACAATTCGCGGAGCAAACGCAGCTTTACCAGCATTAATTATTGGTGCTGCACCATTCTATGCACGAATGGTATTAATTGCATTACGTGAAATTGATAAGGGTGTTATTGAAGCAGCTCGTTCAATGGGCGCTAAAACGTCAACGATTATTTGGAAAGTATTAATTCCAGAATCGTTACCAGCACTTATTTCAGGTATTACAGTTACTGCCGTAGCACTTGTTGGCTATACTGCGATGGCAGGAATTATCGGTGCAGGCGGTCTAGGGGATGTAGCTTACTTAGACGGTTTCCAACGTAATCACCCAGATGTGACATTAATGGCGACTATTTTAATCTTAGTAGTTGTATTTATCATCCAATGGATTGGCGATATGATTACAACTAAAACCGATAAACGCTAA
- a CDS encoding methionine ABC transporter ATP-binding protein: MIQLQNITKKYKTANGELTAVKDVNLSINKGEIFGIIGYSGAGKSTMIRLLNGLEKPTSGTVTVNNQEFSSIKGQKLRDARQKVSMIFQHFNLLWSRTVEENIAFPLEIAGVPKAQREARVNELITLVGLGGRAKAYPSQLSGGQKQRVGIARALANNPEVLLCDEATSALDPETTDAILDLLVDINERLGLTIVLITHEMHVIRKICHRVAVMEAGEIVERGEVLQVFQAPQAAITKKFVSQITDTKETQETVAQIKANYPTGQLVKLVFVGEKTEQPVISHLVKQFDVEVSIVHGNISQTKNGAYGTLIVQIDGSKANIADALTYLNTVEVQTEVIANAN, translated from the coding sequence ATGATCCAGCTGCAAAATATTACGAAGAAATACAAAACTGCGAATGGCGAATTAACAGCAGTCAAAGACGTCAACCTTTCTATTAACAAAGGTGAAATTTTTGGCATTATCGGCTATAGTGGCGCTGGTAAAAGTACGATGATTCGCTTATTAAACGGTTTAGAAAAACCTACATCTGGTACGGTGACGGTTAACAATCAAGAATTTTCATCTATAAAGGGGCAAAAGCTCAGAGATGCTAGACAAAAGGTCAGTATGATTTTCCAGCATTTTAATTTACTTTGGTCTAGAACTGTTGAGGAAAATATCGCTTTCCCACTAGAAATCGCAGGTGTTCCAAAGGCACAACGTGAAGCGCGAGTGAATGAATTGATCACACTTGTTGGCTTAGGGGGGCGCGCTAAGGCGTATCCATCACAGCTATCAGGGGGACAAAAGCAACGTGTAGGTATCGCTCGCGCCCTTGCTAATAATCCAGAGGTATTGTTATGTGATGAGGCAACATCTGCACTCGATCCGGAGACAACAGATGCTATCCTTGATCTACTTGTCGATATTAATGAACGATTAGGTCTAACGATCGTATTAATTACACATGAAATGCACGTTATTCGCAAAATTTGTCATCGTGTAGCGGTTATGGAAGCCGGAGAAATTGTAGAGCGCGGTGAAGTATTACAAGTATTCCAAGCTCCACAAGCTGCCATTACGAAAAAATTCGTTTCTCAAATTACAGATACGAAAGAAACACAGGAAACAGTGGCACAAATTAAAGCAAATTACCCTACTGGACAACTTGTCAAACTAGTTTTTGTAGGCGAAAAAACAGAACAGCCTGTAATTTCACATCTTGTGAAACAGTTTGATGTGGAAGTAAGTATTGTACATGGGAATATTTCGCAAACGAAAAATGGTGCGTACGGCACACTTATTGTGCAAATAGACGGCTCGAAGGCGAATATTGCGGATGCACTTACCTACTTAAATACAGTCGAAGTACAAACGGAGGTGATTGCAAATGCTAACTAG
- a CDS encoding thioredoxin family protein — MEEWSKEQWDTAVQSGEKAAFYLYTPMCGTCTVASKMMTIVEQLLPHLQVGKANINFIEHIAFDNKIESVPCLLVCDGKKVIEKVYAFQSVPFLYELLKK; from the coding sequence ATGGAAGAATGGTCAAAAGAGCAGTGGGACACGGCTGTACAGTCCGGTGAAAAGGCTGCCTTTTATTTATATACACCTATGTGTGGAACGTGTACAGTTGCCTCGAAAATGATGACGATTGTCGAGCAATTACTACCACATTTACAGGTTGGTAAAGCGAATATTAATTTTATAGAGCACATAGCTTTTGATAATAAAATCGAAAGTGTACCATGTTTACTCGTTTGTGATGGCAAAAAAGTGATAGAAAAGGTTTATGCCTTTCAATCCGTACCATTTTTATACGAATTATTAAAAAAATAA
- the gcvH gene encoding glycine cleavage system protein GcvH: MSTPKDLRYSEEHEWVKLEDGKVRIGISHFAQSELGDIVFVELPQVGDEIKTDDPFGSVESVKTVSELYAPISGTVVEVNADLEDSPEFVNESPYEKAWMIVVEPADASEVEKLMTAEQYDEMIAE, from the coding sequence ATGAGCACACCAAAAGACTTACGTTACTCTGAAGAGCATGAATGGGTAAAATTAGAAGATGGTAAAGTACGTATCGGTATTTCTCACTTCGCACAATCTGAACTTGGAGATATCGTTTTCGTTGAGCTTCCACAAGTTGGCGACGAAATCAAAACAGATGATCCATTCGGTAGTGTAGAATCTGTAAAAACAGTTTCTGAATTATACGCACCAATCTCAGGTACAGTAGTTGAAGTAAATGCAGATTTAGAAGATAGCCCAGAATTCGTTAATGAATCACCATATGAAAAAGCATGGATGATCGTTGTAGAGCCTGCTGATGCATCAGAAGTTGAAAAACTTATGACAGCTGAGCAATACGATGAAATGATTGCTGAATAA
- a CDS encoding arsenate reductase family protein — MTIQFIHYPKCTTCKKAQKWLDENEISYEEVHIVEQPPTKDELTSLWQASGLPLKKFFNTSGMKYRELGLKDKLAEMPEEEQLELLASDGMLIKRPIVTDGKKVTLGFKESDFEQAWK, encoded by the coding sequence ATGACGATTCAATTTATTCATTATCCGAAATGTACTACTTGTAAAAAAGCTCAAAAATGGCTAGATGAAAATGAGATTTCATATGAAGAGGTACACATTGTCGAACAACCGCCTACAAAGGACGAATTAACAAGCTTATGGCAAGCGAGTGGGTTGCCATTAAAGAAATTTTTCAATACTTCTGGTATGAAATATCGTGAGCTTGGTTTGAAGGATAAGCTAGCTGAAATGCCTGAGGAGGAGCAGCTTGAACTGCTTGCTTCAGATGGTATGTTGATTAAACGTCCGATCGTAACAGATGGAAAAAAAGTTACTTTAGGGTTTAAAGAATCAGATTTTGAGCAAGCTTGGAAATAA
- a CDS encoding acyl-CoA dehydrogenase family protein, whose protein sequence is MTEKTTDFIKGGGFIIEDVELDRVFTPEDFTDEHKMIAKTTEEYVANEVLPVVEKLENHEFEHSVRLLKSAGELGLLGADVPEEYEGLELDKVSSALIAEKMSVAGGFSITHGAHVGIGSLPIVLFGNEDQKKKYLPKLASGELIAAYALTEPGSGSDALGAKTTAKLNDAGTHYILNGEKQWITNAGFADVFVVYTKIDGEKFTAFIVERAYKGVSVGPEEKKMGIKSSSTRTLVLEDAEVPVENLLGEVGRGHVIAFNILNIGRYKLGVGTIGGSKRALELAIKYTNQRQQFKTKLSDFNLTKEKLSTMASQLYASESLNYRTVGLFEDRLSQLSPDEQKQGKVIAGAIAEYAIECSIAKVFGSETLDYIADEAVQLHGGYGFMAEYEVERIYRDSRINRIFEGTNEINRMIVPGTFMKKALKGELPLLQVAQNLQQELLMLMPEDVGTEPLAQEKYLVKNAKKIAVLAAGLAAQRYGAKLDQEQEVLVNIANIANQLFAMESAVLRTEKAIARDGAEKAHQKLLYTQIFCQEAFAEIEKEAKDTILASADGDAARMTLSALRKLTRNNPYNLIAKKREASVKLIEAEKFVV, encoded by the coding sequence ATGACAGAAAAAACAACGGATTTCATTAAAGGCGGCGGATTTATTATTGAAGATGTGGAATTAGATCGTGTATTTACACCAGAAGATTTCACAGATGAGCATAAGATGATTGCTAAAACAACTGAAGAGTATGTAGCAAATGAAGTGTTACCAGTCGTTGAAAAATTAGAAAACCATGAATTTGAGCATTCGGTTCGTCTACTAAAAAGCGCAGGTGAGCTTGGCTTACTAGGTGCAGATGTACCTGAAGAATATGAGGGTCTAGAATTAGACAAAGTTTCTTCTGCATTAATCGCAGAAAAAATGTCTGTTGCTGGTGGCTTCTCTATTACGCACGGTGCACACGTAGGTATTGGTTCTTTACCAATCGTACTTTTCGGAAATGAAGATCAAAAGAAAAAGTATTTACCAAAGCTTGCGTCAGGTGAATTAATTGCTGCTTACGCATTAACAGAGCCAGGTTCAGGTTCTGATGCATTAGGTGCAAAAACGACGGCGAAGTTAAATGATGCAGGTACGCATTATATTTTAAATGGTGAAAAGCAATGGATTACAAATGCAGGCTTTGCAGATGTATTTGTTGTCTATACAAAAATTGATGGCGAAAAATTCACAGCATTTATCGTAGAACGCGCTTACAAAGGTGTTTCGGTTGGCCCAGAAGAGAAAAAAATGGGGATCAAATCTTCATCAACACGTACATTAGTACTTGAAGATGCAGAAGTACCTGTAGAAAACCTATTAGGTGAAGTGGGACGCGGACACGTTATTGCCTTTAATATTTTAAATATCGGTCGCTATAAACTAGGTGTTGGAACAATTGGTGGTTCGAAACGTGCACTAGAGCTAGCTATTAAATATACAAATCAGCGTCAGCAATTTAAAACGAAGCTGTCTGATTTCAACCTAACAAAAGAAAAATTATCGACAATGGCTTCACAATTATATGCATCTGAATCATTAAATTATCGTACAGTAGGATTATTTGAGGATCGTTTAAGTCAGCTAAGCCCAGATGAGCAAAAACAAGGGAAAGTTATTGCTGGTGCAATTGCAGAGTATGCTATTGAATGTTCTATTGCGAAAGTATTTGGTTCTGAGACTTTAGATTACATTGCAGATGAAGCGGTTCAATTACACGGTGGTTACGGCTTTATGGCTGAATATGAAGTAGAACGTATTTATCGTGATTCTCGTATTAATCGTATTTTTGAAGGAACAAATGAAATTAACCGCATGATTGTACCAGGTACATTTATGAAAAAGGCATTAAAAGGTGAATTGCCATTACTACAAGTCGCTCAAAATCTACAACAAGAGCTTCTCATGTTAATGCCTGAGGATGTAGGAACAGAGCCGCTAGCACAAGAAAAATATCTTGTGAAAAATGCGAAGAAAATTGCTGTATTAGCAGCAGGTTTAGCTGCACAACGCTACGGCGCGAAGCTCGATCAAGAGCAAGAAGTATTGGTGAATATTGCAAATATCGCAAACCAACTATTCGCTATGGAATCAGCTGTATTACGTACAGAAAAAGCGATTGCTCGTGACGGTGCTGAGAAAGCGCATCAAAAATTACTTTACACTCAAATCTTCTGCCAAGAAGCATTTGCAGAAATTGAAAAAGAAGCTAAAGATACGATTCTTGCTTCAGCAGACGGCGATGCGGCACGCATGACATTGTCTGCACTACGTAAGTTAACTCGCAACAACCCATACAACTTAATCGCGAAGAAACGCGAAGCTTCTGTTAAATTGATTGAAGCAGAAAAATTTGTAGTTTAA
- a CDS encoding acetyl-CoA C-acetyltransferase, translated as MREAVIVAGARTPIGKAKKGSLATVRPDDFGAVVVKETLKRAGYEGPIDDLILGCAMPEAEQGMNVARNIGALAGLPDTTPALTINRFCSSGLQAIAFAAERIMLGHSKAIVAGGVESMSMVPMVGNTPRLNPTLAETAPQYYMGMGHTAEEVARQYNVSREDQDAFAVRSHELAEKAIKEGKFIDEIVPIEVEQHYVDDNNKPQVKKFTFSMDEGVRPGTSVEGLAKLRPAFHVKGSVTAGNASQTSDGAAAVLVMDREEAEKQGLTPMAKFLGFAVGGVPPEVMGIGPIVAVPKALEIAGLSIDDIDLWEINEAFASQSLQVVRHLGIDQNKVNVNGGAIAVGHPLGATGAILTLKLIHEMKRQGKKYGVVTMCIGGGMGAAGVFEIL; from the coding sequence ATGCGTGAAGCCGTTATTGTAGCAGGAGCACGAACTCCGATTGGAAAAGCGAAGAAGGGTTCTTTAGCAACAGTTAGACCAGATGATTTTGGAGCGGTTGTTGTTAAAGAAACATTAAAAAGAGCAGGCTATGAAGGTCCGATTGACGATTTAATTTTAGGATGTGCAATGCCAGAAGCTGAGCAAGGCATGAACGTAGCACGTAATATTGGAGCGCTTGCTGGGCTACCAGATACAACACCAGCACTAACAATTAATAGATTCTGTTCATCGGGATTACAAGCAATTGCTTTTGCAGCAGAGCGGATTATGCTAGGACACTCTAAGGCGATTGTTGCTGGTGGCGTCGAGTCTATGAGTATGGTGCCAATGGTAGGTAATACACCTCGCTTAAATCCGACTTTAGCAGAAACTGCTCCTCAATATTATATGGGGATGGGGCACACAGCTGAGGAAGTGGCGCGTCAGTACAATGTAAGTCGAGAGGATCAGGATGCATTTGCTGTTCGTTCACACGAGCTTGCAGAAAAAGCGATTAAAGAAGGAAAATTCATTGATGAAATCGTACCAATCGAAGTGGAGCAGCATTATGTGGATGACAACAATAAACCACAAGTGAAAAAATTCACTTTTAGCATGGATGAAGGTGTACGTCCAGGTACATCTGTAGAAGGTTTAGCGAAGCTTCGTCCAGCCTTCCATGTAAAGGGCAGTGTTACAGCTGGTAATGCTTCTCAAACTTCTGATGGTGCAGCAGCAGTACTTGTGATGGACCGTGAGGAGGCTGAAAAGCAAGGGCTTACACCAATGGCGAAGTTTTTAGGCTTTGCAGTTGGCGGTGTACCTCCTGAGGTGATGGGTATTGGTCCAATCGTGGCAGTACCTAAAGCACTTGAAATTGCAGGTTTATCAATAGATGACATTGATCTTTGGGAAATTAACGAAGCATTTGCATCACAATCCTTACAGGTCGTACGTCATTTAGGCATCGATCAAAATAAAGTAAATGTCAATGGTGGAGCAATTGCCGTTGGTCACCCACTCGGTGCAACAGGAGCCATTTTAACATTAAAGCTTATTCATGAAATGAAGCGTCAAGGTAAGAAATACGGTGTCGTGACAATGTGTATTGGCGGCGGAATGGGTGCTGCAGGAGTATTTGAAATTCTATAG